A region of Pyxidicoccus parkwaysis DNA encodes the following proteins:
- a CDS encoding DUF885 domain-containing protein, protein MPRTTLSPWTVLASACVLVVAGPAQAAKSPAARMKALADRAVALGLEEDPVSGYILGLPLPDHAHWSPRAPADIARIDAAEDSMWAELRTLDPAALTTPALKLDHALLTERLAVQKGLRVCRSELWNVNHMDGWQLTLAKYARFQPVGTAAERKQALKRWSALPAFVEQEIANLRRGLVAGYSAPQSVVRHVISQVNGLATAKVEASPLAEPARRSKDAAFKAAFEAVIRDRANPALARYRDFLEQEYLPKARTALAVSANPDGKACYDASLRAYTTLDRKAQEVHDLGAKTVAANKADIAEMGEKLYGTRDFGQLLARVREAKDNRFASEQELVDYSRAVVERAREASQSLFLAMPEQEMKVEPFEDFMRGSGMSSHYEEVANPKLPAYYRINSEEWKNESRGAAEITAVHEGYPGHHMQLAFAFTQTKTPLAQLSFNSAFAEGWGRYSERLAEDAGVYSNDYAKIQRRAWPARGMVADTGLHALGWSREQTIDYLKESGRFGPAESEALVDRMAMWPGQLTAYDSGALEIAALREQAEAKLGNRFDLRRFHDVVLRRGNVPLKVLRDDVEAWIAAETAKATQGTR, encoded by the coding sequence ATGCCCCGCACGACGCTCTCCCCCTGGACGGTCCTGGCCAGCGCCTGCGTGCTGGTTGTAGCGGGTCCTGCGCAAGCCGCGAAGTCACCCGCTGCGCGGATGAAGGCGCTGGCCGATCGAGCCGTTGCGCTCGGGCTGGAGGAGGACCCGGTCTCCGGCTACATCCTCGGACTGCCGCTGCCGGACCACGCGCACTGGTCGCCGCGCGCGCCGGCCGACATCGCCCGCATCGACGCGGCCGAGGACTCGATGTGGGCCGAGTTGCGGACCCTCGATCCCGCCGCGCTGACTACACCCGCGCTGAAGCTCGACCACGCGCTGCTGACCGAGCGCCTCGCCGTGCAGAAAGGCCTGCGGGTGTGCCGGAGCGAGCTGTGGAACGTCAACCACATGGACGGCTGGCAGCTGACGCTGGCGAAGTACGCGCGGTTCCAGCCGGTGGGCACCGCCGCCGAACGCAAACAGGCGTTGAAGCGCTGGTCGGCGCTACCGGCCTTCGTCGAACAGGAGATTGCCAATCTGCGGCGCGGGCTGGTGGCCGGCTATTCGGCGCCGCAAAGCGTGGTCCGCCACGTGATCAGCCAGGTCAACGGTCTGGCCACGGCCAAAGTCGAAGCGTCACCGTTGGCCGAGCCGGCGCGGCGCAGCAAGGACGCGGCGTTCAAGGCTGCCTTCGAGGCGGTGATCCGCGACCGGGCCAACCCGGCCTTGGCGCGCTACCGGGACTTCCTCGAGCAGGAATACCTGCCCAAGGCGCGCACGGCGTTGGCGGTGTCGGCCAATCCAGACGGCAAGGCCTGCTACGACGCCTCGCTGCGCGCCTACACCACGCTCGATCGCAAGGCCCAGGAGGTTCACGACCTCGGCGCGAAGACGGTGGCGGCGAACAAGGCCGACATCGCCGAGATGGGCGAGAAGCTGTATGGCACCCGCGATTTCGGTCAGCTCCTGGCGCGCGTGCGCGAGGCCAAGGACAACCGGTTCGCCAGCGAGCAGGAGCTGGTGGACTACTCGCGCGCGGTGGTCGAGCGCGCTCGCGAGGCCAGCCAGTCGCTGTTCCTGGCGATGCCGGAGCAGGAGATGAAGGTCGAACCCTTCGAGGACTTCATGCGCGGCTCCGGCATGAGCTCTCACTACGAGGAAGTGGCCAATCCCAAGCTGCCGGCCTACTACCGAATCAACAGCGAGGAATGGAAGAACGAATCCCGCGGCGCCGCCGAGATCACGGCGGTGCACGAGGGCTATCCCGGCCACCACATGCAACTGGCCTTCGCCTTCACCCAGACCAAGACTCCGCTGGCCCAGCTCAGCTTCAACTCGGCCTTCGCCGAAGGCTGGGGTCGCTACTCGGAGCGACTGGCCGAGGATGCGGGCGTCTACAGCAACGACTACGCGAAGATTCAACGTCGTGCCTGGCCGGCGCGCGGCATGGTCGCCGACACCGGCCTGCATGCGCTCGGCTGGAGCCGCGAGCAGACCATCGACTACCTCAAGGAGAGCGGCCGCTTCGGCCCGGCCGAGTCCGAGGCCCTGGTCGACCGCATGGCGATGTGGCCGGGCCAGCTGACGGCCTATGATTCCGGCGCGCTCGAAATCGCCGCCCTGCGTGAGCAGGCCGAGGCGAAGCTGGGCAATCGCTTCGACCTGCGCCGCTTCCACGACGTAGTGCTGCGCCGAGGCAACGTACCGCTGAAGGTACTGCGCGACGACGTCGAGGCGTGGATCGCGGCGGAGACGGCCAAAGCAACACAAGGGACCAGGTAG